The segment TATTGAAATGGCGAGGAAGTATTTGTTTTTAGCAATTACTCTGATTATTACAGCCAATTATTGCAGTGCAGTAGCAATGAATGGCGGAGCCACGCTTTTAATGGGTTCTTCCCTCTCAGGAAGTCAGACCATAATTTCAAAAAATGGTACGTTTGCATTGGGATTTTTCAATCCAAGGGGAACGAATAATTGGTATATTGGCATCTGGTATGCCCCAATCCCTCAGAAGGCCATTGTATGGGGGGCTAACAGAGACAATCCTGTCAGAAATATGCCCGGCGTTCTCAAATTTTCGAGAGGCGGTCAGCTCACATTGTTTGATAGAATGGGCTGTTCCGTTTGGTCGACTGATAATGGCCAGAAAGGATCAGGGGCTGTGATAACGGACTCTGGTAATTTCATTGTGCTGGACGCCCACAACGAGTCTGCGATTGTTTGGGAGAGTTTCGCGCATCCGACAGCTACATTGTTGCCTGACGCGAAGCTGTGGAAAGGAATGACACTAACTTCCTGGAAGAGTTCTTCAGATCCTGCAAGTGGGCTCTACTCTTTCCGAATGGACACGTCTCCAGGAAAGACGGAGTTGATGATGTTGTTTAACAATACCGTTCCATACTGGTCCAGTGGAGAATGTATTGGACACAATTATTTTACAAAGGTTCCAGAATTGGAAGGTCAGAAGAAAGTTCAAACGTCGTGTGTGAGGCTTTCTCCTTCAAGAATATACATTAATTTTAGCATAAACCCGATAGATCATATGATCAAGGGGCGGTTCGTGTTAAATGAGAACGGCGATTTTGAACTTTTCTTCTGGATGGATGATGGTAGATGGAGTCTGAGGTGGTTGACATACCGATGTCAATGCAGTAACTATAAAATCTGCGGGTCCTATGGACTGTGCAATACGAATGATGTGTGTAGTTGTGTCCAGGGCTTCACACCCAAGCACGACTCTCAAGGTTGGTGGTCAACTGGGTGTGCTCGGGGAAAACCCCTTGAATGCTCTGTCACGGAGGGCACAACCGACGGCTTCTTGGAAGCCACGAACCAATACTTGCCTGAAAAAAAGGCTATCTTAATCAACAATGAGCCAACACAGCAAGGCTGCCGGACAGCTTGTCTCCACAAATGCTCCTGCACAGCCTTTGCTTTCGCTGATTCTGATCCACCCGTCTGCAAATTGTGGTTTGGAGAATTATTCGGTATGAGGGTTTCGTCGTCCGAGGGTCAATCCGTCTTCGTTAGACTGGCTGCCTCTGAGTTACGACACTTCATATCAGAGCAAAgcgacaaaacccctgcacttacaATTTTACTTTCTGCTGGCGCATCAATTTTGGTTTTTTCGGCTCTCCTGTCGACCGCATATATTCTCTGGAAACGTCGAGGTCTGTCGAAGGAAAACGTTGAAGAGGAGGTGCCTTTGTCGCTCAGAATGTTCAGTTACAAAGAGCTGCGAATTGCAACGGAGAATTTCAAGCATAAGCTGGGTAGTGGAGCATTCGGCTCTGTTTTCAAAGGAACTCTGCCAGACAACAGGCCTGTTGCGGTTAAGAGATTAGAGGGTTCCACGCAAGTAGAAAAACAATTCCGTGCTGAAATAATCACCACCGGTAGAATACAGCATGTGAATTTGGTTAGGCTCTGGGGATTCTGCGTAGAAGGCTCTCGAAGGCTACTGGTGTATGCCTACATGCCCAATGGTTCTCTAAACTCCTTCCTCTTCTCTCAGTCGGAAGACGCAGAGAAGGTGTTGGATTGGAAGACCAGGTTTGAGATCGCACTGGGTACTGCACGAGGATTAGTTTATCTGCATGAGGAATGCAGGGATCGCATCATTCATTGCGATATCAAGCCTGAATACATTCTCCTCGACAGCGACTTGAGCCCAAAGGTAGCAGATTTTGGGCTAGCGAAGTTGGTAGGTAGAGATTTCAGCCGCGTACTGACGACCACAAGAGGAACTCGTGGATACTTGGCTCCCGAGTGGATCTCCGGCCTTCCTATCACTCCCAAGGTGGACGTATATAGCTTTGGCATGACCTTGTTGGAAA is part of the Cryptomeria japonica chromosome 10, Sugi_1.0, whole genome shotgun sequence genome and harbors:
- the LOC131034919 gene encoding G-type lectin S-receptor-like serine/threonine-protein kinase At2g19130, translating into MARKYLFLAITLIITANYCSAVAMNGGATLLMGSSLSGSQTIISKNGTFALGFFNPRGTNNWYIGIWYAPIPQKAIVWGANRDNPVRNMPGVLKFSRGGQLTLFDRMGCSVWSTDNGQKGSGAVITDSGNFIVLDAHNESAIVWESFAHPTATLLPDAKLWKGMTLTSWKSSSDPASGLYSFRMDTSPGKTELMMLFNNTVPYWSSGECIGHNYFTKVPELEGQKKVQTSCVRLSPSRIYINFSINPIDHMIKGRFVLNENGDFELFFWMDDGRWSLRWLTYRCQCSNYKICGSYGLCNTNDVCSCVQGFTPKHDSQGWWSTGCARGKPLECSVTEGTTDGFLEATNQYLPEKKAILINNEPTQQGCRTACLHKCSCTAFAFADSDPPVCKLWFGELFGMRVSSSEGQSVFVRLAASELRHFISEQSDKTPALTILLSAGASILVFSALLSTAYILWKRRGLSKENVEEEVPLSLRMFSYKELRIATENFKHKLGSGAFGSVFKGTLPDNRPVAVKRLEGSTQVEKQFRAEIITTGRIQHVNLVRLWGFCVEGSRRLLVYAYMPNGSLNSFLFSQSEDAEKVLDWKTRFEIALGTARGLVYLHEECRDRIIHCDIKPEYILLDSDLSPKVADFGLAKLVGRDFSRVLTTTRGTRGYLAPEWISGLPITPKVDVYSFGMTLLEIISGRRNLDLKVEESRLYFPTWASSQIQRGNIKDIVDARIAGEANIEEVKRAAMVARLCIQDDENQRPSMGEVVKILEGTIEVPLPQIPTSREVLVCEVDDENTDSYGEHTMSAGSVTEK